Proteins from a genomic interval of Phlebotomus papatasi isolate M1 chromosome 3, Ppap_2.1, whole genome shotgun sequence:
- the LOC129807257 gene encoding uncharacterized protein LOC129807257, with translation MAPQSIIHAIILGICCLTTFTSAQFQFHTDPTRNAFTVTAPGLQQSFTRYFGGGAQRVGDYQLDSQVAGSNHQQVFAPYLNQQQSYPFVPQYQRAFAGGGVPDASAQDSVPQYTQQRYQLIEPQPTLDSTLDTMRAVRFSPSNEVSSVNFSNGDFTYNF, from the exons ATGGCCCCACAATCCATCATTCACGCAATAATTCTGGGTATTTGCTGCCTCACCACATTCACCTCGGCACAATTTCAATTCCACACGGATCCCACCAGGAATGCTTTCACTGTGACAGCACCAGGGCTGCAGCAGTCCTTCACCAGGTACTTCGGAGGAGGGGCACAACGCGTTGGGGATTACCAATTGGACTCCCAGGTGGCCGGATCCAATCATCAACAG GTGTTTGCACCATACTTGAATCAACAGCAATCCTACCCATTTGTTCCACAATATCAAAGGGCTTTCGCCGGGGGAGGCGTTCCGGATGCCAGTGCACAGGACTCTGTGCCACAGTACACCCAACAGAGATATCAATTAATTGAACCCCAGCCAACTCTCGACAGCACCTTGGATACCATGAGAGCTGTGAGATTTTCACCATCAAATGAAGTGTCAAGTGTGAATTTCTCCAATGGAGACTTCACATATAATTTCTGA